From one Motacilla alba alba isolate MOTALB_02 chromosome 8, Motacilla_alba_V1.0_pri, whole genome shotgun sequence genomic stretch:
- the TAL1 gene encoding T-cell acute lymphocytic leukemia protein 1 isoform X2, with protein sequence MRSKWTMDRPPAPPPPSDPRDARPARRHDSEAETTSEPESSRGGMEAPADPQLLLNGAAKEAGRPSPGPPAAPVPVIELVRRGGSLDIKSREAAGEAMQRAPGAEPCRAAEAACEARMVQLSPPALPLQPPGRAMLYNLGQPLATINSGFFGEPDSFSMYGSNRVKRRPSPYEMEITDGPHTKVVRRIFTNSRERWRQQNVNGAFAELRKLIPTHPPDKKLSKNEILRLAMKYINFLAKLLNDQEEEGNQRGKVNKDSGIVQEDLLQDMLSPNSSCGSSLDGAASPDSFTEEHETLDSKHTRSLHHAILPVEGNAQR encoded by the exons ATGAGAAGCAAATG GACGATGGACaggccgcccgccccgccgccccccagTGACCCCCGCGatgcccgccccgcccggcggCACGACTCGGAAGCGGAGACCACGAGCGAGCCGGAGAGCAGCCGCGGGGGCATGGAGGCGCCGGCCgacccccagctgctgctcaacGGGGCGGCCAAGGAGGCGGGCCGGCCCTCCCCCGGGCCCCCCGCCGCCCCTGTGCCCGTCATCGAGCTGGTGCGCCGGGGGGGCTCCCTGGACATAAAAAGCCGTGAGGCGGCGGGGGAGGCGATGCAGAGAGCGCCGGGAGCCGAGCCGTGCCGCGCCGCCGAGGCCGCCTGCGAGGCCCGCATGGTGCAGCTGAGCCCCCCCGCGCTCCCGCTGCAGCCCCCCGGCAGGGCCATGCTCTACAACCTGGGCCAGCCGCTGGCCACCATCAACAG CGGGTTTTTCGGCGAACCGGACTCCTTCTCCATGTACGGCAGCAACCGGGTGAAGCGGAGACCCTCTCCGTACGAGATGGAGATCACCGACG GTCCTCACACGAAAGTGGTTCGTCGCATTTTCACCAACAGCCGGGAGAGATGGAGGCAGCAGAACGTCAACGGGGCCTTCGCAGAGCTGCGCAAGCTCATCCCCACCCACCCACCCGACAAAAAACTCAGCAAGAACGAGATCTTGCGCCTGGCTATGAAATACATCAACTTCCTGGCCAAGCTGCTCAACGAccaggaggaagaaggaaaccAAAGGGGCAAGGTGAACAAAGACTCGGGGATAGTCCAGGAAGACCTCCTGCAGGACATGTTGTCTCCCAACTCCAGCTGTGGAAGTTCTCTGGACGGAGCGGCGAGCCCGGACAGCTTCACGGAAGAGCACGAGACGCTGGATTCGAAGCACACGCGGAGCCTGCACCACGCCATCCTCCCCGTAGAAGGCAACGCGCAGCGGTGA
- the TAL1 gene encoding T-cell acute lymphocytic leukemia protein 1 isoform X1, giving the protein MRVSFLSVKSTMDRPPAPPPPSDPRDARPARRHDSEAETTSEPESSRGGMEAPADPQLLLNGAAKEAGRPSPGPPAAPVPVIELVRRGGSLDIKSREAAGEAMQRAPGAEPCRAAEAACEARMVQLSPPALPLQPPGRAMLYNLGQPLATINSGFFGEPDSFSMYGSNRVKRRPSPYEMEITDGPHTKVVRRIFTNSRERWRQQNVNGAFAELRKLIPTHPPDKKLSKNEILRLAMKYINFLAKLLNDQEEEGNQRGKVNKDSGIVQEDLLQDMLSPNSSCGSSLDGAASPDSFTEEHETLDSKHTRSLHHAILPVEGNAQR; this is encoded by the exons ATGCGGGTGTCCTTCCTCTCTGTAAAGTC GACGATGGACaggccgcccgccccgccgccccccagTGACCCCCGCGatgcccgccccgcccggcggCACGACTCGGAAGCGGAGACCACGAGCGAGCCGGAGAGCAGCCGCGGGGGCATGGAGGCGCCGGCCgacccccagctgctgctcaacGGGGCGGCCAAGGAGGCGGGCCGGCCCTCCCCCGGGCCCCCCGCCGCCCCTGTGCCCGTCATCGAGCTGGTGCGCCGGGGGGGCTCCCTGGACATAAAAAGCCGTGAGGCGGCGGGGGAGGCGATGCAGAGAGCGCCGGGAGCCGAGCCGTGCCGCGCCGCCGAGGCCGCCTGCGAGGCCCGCATGGTGCAGCTGAGCCCCCCCGCGCTCCCGCTGCAGCCCCCCGGCAGGGCCATGCTCTACAACCTGGGCCAGCCGCTGGCCACCATCAACAG CGGGTTTTTCGGCGAACCGGACTCCTTCTCCATGTACGGCAGCAACCGGGTGAAGCGGAGACCCTCTCCGTACGAGATGGAGATCACCGACG GTCCTCACACGAAAGTGGTTCGTCGCATTTTCACCAACAGCCGGGAGAGATGGAGGCAGCAGAACGTCAACGGGGCCTTCGCAGAGCTGCGCAAGCTCATCCCCACCCACCCACCCGACAAAAAACTCAGCAAGAACGAGATCTTGCGCCTGGCTATGAAATACATCAACTTCCTGGCCAAGCTGCTCAACGAccaggaggaagaaggaaaccAAAGGGGCAAGGTGAACAAAGACTCGGGGATAGTCCAGGAAGACCTCCTGCAGGACATGTTGTCTCCCAACTCCAGCTGTGGAAGTTCTCTGGACGGAGCGGCGAGCCCGGACAGCTTCACGGAAGAGCACGAGACGCTGGATTCGAAGCACACGCGGAGCCTGCACCACGCCATCCTCCCCGTAGAAGGCAACGCGCAGCGGTGA
- the TAL1 gene encoding T-cell acute lymphocytic leukemia protein 1 isoform X3 has product MTMDRPPAPPPPSDPRDARPARRHDSEAETTSEPESSRGGMEAPADPQLLLNGAAKEAGRPSPGPPAAPVPVIELVRRGGSLDIKSREAAGEAMQRAPGAEPCRAAEAACEARMVQLSPPALPLQPPGRAMLYNLGQPLATINSGFFGEPDSFSMYGSNRVKRRPSPYEMEITDGPHTKVVRRIFTNSRERWRQQNVNGAFAELRKLIPTHPPDKKLSKNEILRLAMKYINFLAKLLNDQEEEGNQRGKVNKDSGIVQEDLLQDMLSPNSSCGSSLDGAASPDSFTEEHETLDSKHTRSLHHAILPVEGNAQR; this is encoded by the exons AT GACGATGGACaggccgcccgccccgccgccccccagTGACCCCCGCGatgcccgccccgcccggcggCACGACTCGGAAGCGGAGACCACGAGCGAGCCGGAGAGCAGCCGCGGGGGCATGGAGGCGCCGGCCgacccccagctgctgctcaacGGGGCGGCCAAGGAGGCGGGCCGGCCCTCCCCCGGGCCCCCCGCCGCCCCTGTGCCCGTCATCGAGCTGGTGCGCCGGGGGGGCTCCCTGGACATAAAAAGCCGTGAGGCGGCGGGGGAGGCGATGCAGAGAGCGCCGGGAGCCGAGCCGTGCCGCGCCGCCGAGGCCGCCTGCGAGGCCCGCATGGTGCAGCTGAGCCCCCCCGCGCTCCCGCTGCAGCCCCCCGGCAGGGCCATGCTCTACAACCTGGGCCAGCCGCTGGCCACCATCAACAG CGGGTTTTTCGGCGAACCGGACTCCTTCTCCATGTACGGCAGCAACCGGGTGAAGCGGAGACCCTCTCCGTACGAGATGGAGATCACCGACG GTCCTCACACGAAAGTGGTTCGTCGCATTTTCACCAACAGCCGGGAGAGATGGAGGCAGCAGAACGTCAACGGGGCCTTCGCAGAGCTGCGCAAGCTCATCCCCACCCACCCACCCGACAAAAAACTCAGCAAGAACGAGATCTTGCGCCTGGCTATGAAATACATCAACTTCCTGGCCAAGCTGCTCAACGAccaggaggaagaaggaaaccAAAGGGGCAAGGTGAACAAAGACTCGGGGATAGTCCAGGAAGACCTCCTGCAGGACATGTTGTCTCCCAACTCCAGCTGTGGAAGTTCTCTGGACGGAGCGGCGAGCCCGGACAGCTTCACGGAAGAGCACGAGACGCTGGATTCGAAGCACACGCGGAGCCTGCACCACGCCATCCTCCCCGTAGAAGGCAACGCGCAGCGGTGA